From one Allorhizobium ampelinum S4 genomic stretch:
- a CDS encoding ABC transporter permease — protein MRNAYLTYAAKRLAQAFVVILMAYVFTFVVVSILPGDPVTSVLRDPQNGFTEAEIAEIIAAQGLDKPISVQLWTSLSHFVTGDFGLSMRSSRPVAALIAEVLPSTLILASTALAFALALALVIAYGTQFLPKRFGQGLLRGFPSLFLSVPNFVIGLALIHIFGFQLGVFRVIEPDSVWATLFASIALGIPVSAQIAEVLIANLDHEASQDYATVARGRGLSQAQMFFKHLLKPSSLPVVTVIALTVGELLGGSLITETVFGRTGIGSLVQRSVTTQDLPVLQAVVSLAAVAFVLVNLIADLVYPLLDPRVKLLGVQRPRTSAEDTSSTETSRAVTI, from the coding sequence ATGCGCAACGCCTACTTGACATATGCTGCAAAACGACTGGCCCAAGCTTTTGTGGTCATCCTGATGGCCTATGTCTTTACATTCGTGGTGGTCAGCATTCTGCCGGGCGACCCGGTCACCTCCGTCCTGCGTGATCCGCAAAACGGCTTCACCGAGGCGGAGATTGCCGAGATCATCGCCGCCCAGGGATTGGACAAGCCGATTTCGGTCCAATTGTGGACGTCACTCTCTCACTTCGTCACCGGCGATTTCGGCCTGTCGATGCGCTCCAGCCGCCCGGTGGCGGCGCTGATTGCCGAAGTCCTGCCCTCAACGCTGATCCTTGCATCGACGGCCCTTGCCTTCGCGCTTGCCCTGGCGCTGGTGATTGCCTACGGCACGCAGTTTCTGCCAAAACGGTTCGGACAGGGCCTGCTGCGGGGTTTTCCCTCCCTGTTCCTATCGGTCCCGAATTTCGTCATCGGGCTGGCCCTGATCCATATTTTCGGCTTCCAGCTGGGCGTTTTCCGGGTCATTGAACCGGATAGTGTCTGGGCAACCCTGTTTGCGTCAATTGCACTCGGCATTCCCGTCTCCGCCCAGATAGCGGAAGTCCTGATTGCCAACCTCGACCATGAAGCAAGCCAGGACTATGCCACTGTAGCGCGGGGTCGAGGTCTTTCCCAGGCGCAGATGTTTTTCAAACACCTGTTGAAGCCCTCATCATTGCCGGTGGTCACAGTGATCGCCCTGACCGTCGGCGAGTTGCTGGGTGGTTCGCTGATAACCGAAACGGTTTTTGGGCGAACGGGCATCGGCAGCCTGGTGCAGCGCTCGGTCACAACACAGGATCTGCCTGTTCTTCAGGCGGTCGTATCGCTGGCAGCAGTGGCCTTCGTTCTCGTCAACCTGATCGCAGACCTCGTCTATCCCCTGCTTGACCCGCGTGTGAAACTGCTTGGCGTCCAACGGCCTCGCACGTCCGCTGAGGACACAAGCTCTACCGAAACCTCCCGTGCGGTGACGATATGA
- a CDS encoding hybrid sensor histidine kinase/response regulator, whose protein sequence is MRNDASFDTERAQAIMRIAVIFITAAYVMPLVANGATPPEGQSFYWLFAIYIPYSFLLLLWIVLRPGVNMLRRTLVTLLDYTFTTFAMSVGGAPLFPIAALVVWHTVVSGLRFGPRHLLPATALALSSFAIATYFNVYWQQNPYVVLTFIMMAILAPSYTLAFLLRLQSAYAAEQEANLSKSRFLAHASHDLRQPIHAISLFTACLRDAGLKQEELAMVDNIDRSLQSVSRLFKSLLDISTLDSGKLIPQMETVPIADILNEVVDQNMEAAQKAGSQIRLVNCTHFVAVDRSLLNTILQNILSNAIKYAGGRKILIGCRRRGGSLTIQVYDQGPGIAPEHHLRIFEEFYQVRERGDKDVDGVGLGLAIVKRLGTLMGLQVSLRSVVGAGTAISVSGLKIAVPMKVLSAEQIISPVANPAHGLRVLLVEDDEAVLLATASLLRKWGCTVQAETAIPSVLHHCDLLITDFDLGGRMTGTECIAKVRQLAGWKVPAVVMTGHAPSRVIEDIADSDIPILSKPVRPAELRSAILLPGIGAPLR, encoded by the coding sequence ATGCGCAACGATGCTTCATTCGATACCGAGCGGGCGCAGGCAATCATGCGCATTGCCGTTATTTTCATAACCGCCGCCTATGTCATGCCTCTGGTTGCAAATGGTGCGACGCCTCCAGAAGGGCAAAGTTTCTATTGGCTGTTTGCGATCTACATCCCCTATTCCTTCTTGCTGCTCCTGTGGATCGTTCTGCGGCCAGGCGTCAACATGCTGCGGCGAACCCTCGTGACGCTGCTCGACTACACGTTCACGACGTTTGCGATGTCCGTCGGCGGGGCGCCACTTTTCCCGATTGCAGCGCTGGTCGTCTGGCACACGGTTGTCAGCGGCTTACGTTTCGGCCCCAGGCATTTGCTCCCAGCGACGGCATTAGCGTTGAGTTCATTCGCAATCGCCACCTATTTCAATGTCTATTGGCAGCAGAACCCTTATGTCGTGCTGACATTCATAATGATGGCAATCCTCGCCCCGTCCTACACATTGGCATTCTTGCTGCGACTTCAAAGTGCCTATGCCGCCGAGCAGGAAGCAAACCTGTCGAAATCGCGGTTCCTTGCCCATGCAAGCCATGACCTTCGTCAGCCTATCCATGCCATCAGCCTGTTTACGGCTTGCCTGCGCGACGCAGGGCTGAAACAGGAAGAACTGGCGATGGTCGACAATATCGATCGATCGCTGCAAAGCGTGTCACGGCTCTTCAAATCCTTGCTCGATATTTCCACCCTGGATAGTGGAAAACTGATCCCGCAGATGGAAACGGTGCCAATTGCCGATATCCTCAACGAGGTTGTCGATCAGAATATGGAGGCCGCACAAAAAGCCGGCTCACAAATACGGCTCGTCAATTGCACGCATTTTGTTGCGGTTGATCGGTCTCTGCTGAATACGATTCTGCAAAATATCCTGAGCAACGCGATTAAATATGCCGGGGGCCGTAAAATCCTGATCGGCTGCCGCCGCAGGGGCGGCAGCCTGACCATTCAGGTCTATGACCAAGGCCCCGGCATTGCGCCAGAGCATCACCTTCGCATATTTGAGGAGTTTTATCAGGTCCGTGAGCGTGGCGACAAGGATGTCGACGGGGTCGGCCTGGGCTTGGCAATCGTCAAGCGCCTCGGCACCCTGATGGGGTTGCAGGTCTCATTACGGTCGGTTGTCGGGGCCGGAACGGCAATCTCCGTGTCGGGATTAAAGATTGCCGTCCCCATGAAAGTTTTGAGCGCGGAGCAGATAATCTCGCCCGTTGCCAATCCGGCTCATGGCCTGCGCGTGCTGCTGGTTGAAGACGATGAGGCAGTGCTGCTTGCCACAGCCAGTCTGCTGCGCAAATGGGGGTGTACGGTTCAGGCAGAAACAGCGATACCCTCCGTGCTGCACCATTGCGATCTGCTGATAACGGATTTTGACCTCGGCGGACGCATGACAGGCACGGAATGTATCGCAAAGGTGCGCCAGCTTGCCGGTTGGAAGGTTCCGGCCGTGGTGATGACGGGACACGCTCCGTCAAGAGTGATCGAGGATATCGCCGACAGTGACATACCGATCCTCTCGAAGCCGGTTCGCCCCGCCGAGCTTCGTTCAGCAATCCTGCTACCTGGAATTGGAGCTCCGCTCCGATGA
- a CDS encoding response regulator transcription factor: MTDEFIIIADDHPIFREGIFALVRQLLPHSKIASTDTLDAALEIARANPFPPSMFILDLFFEGNNIVSNLRALREEFRLASIVVVTMASDKALVDTVMNAGINGFINKAALPDEIKEILRAVREGDVVVQVPVSTNAIASYASPALSQRQLDVLHLLAEGRTNKEIAIILGISPFTVRIHVSAIFRALGVATRAGAVTKGIAMGLVPTSPGSSERSSNSR, encoded by the coding sequence ATGACTGACGAATTCATTATTATCGCTGATGATCACCCGATATTCCGGGAGGGCATTTTCGCTTTGGTTCGGCAGCTTTTGCCGCATTCAAAAATTGCGTCCACCGATACTCTCGACGCCGCTCTTGAAATTGCAAGAGCCAATCCTTTCCCGCCCAGCATGTTCATCCTGGACCTGTTTTTTGAGGGAAACAACATCGTATCGAATTTGCGCGCGCTTCGCGAAGAATTTCGCCTGGCGTCGATTGTCGTGGTCACCATGGCCAGCGACAAAGCTTTGGTCGATACCGTCATGAATGCCGGGATCAACGGGTTCATCAATAAAGCAGCCCTGCCGGATGAGATAAAGGAAATCCTGCGGGCGGTTCGCGAAGGTGACGTCGTTGTTCAGGTGCCGGTATCGACGAATGCCATTGCCAGTTATGCCAGCCCGGCGCTAAGCCAACGCCAGCTCGACGTTTTGCATCTCCTTGCCGAGGGCCGGACCAATAAGGAGATCGCTATCATTCTTGGTATTTCCCCGTTCACGGTTCGCATCCATGTCTCTGCTATTTTCCGTGCACTTGGCGTGGCGACCCGCGCCGGTGCCGTAACCAAGGGGATTGCCATGGGATTGGTGCCGACCTCTCCTGGCTCATCGGAGCGGAGCTCCAATTCCAGGTAG
- a CDS encoding invasion associated locus B family protein, translated as MKIAKIVAIMVAANAASTVAFSQDSNGRPNAPSSLSETYEDWTVACSKRNESRVCSTFQRQVQQNGQQVLGIELTPAADKSIKGSLVLPFGLDLDKGVAFAIDDTPPGKSSRFSTCVPSGCLVSLTFTDKGANALKSGKSLKLIAYAYGGGAEVPFTISLKGLASGLDRIAVLSK; from the coding sequence ATGAAGATCGCCAAAATTGTTGCGATCATGGTGGCCGCGAATGCCGCGTCCACCGTCGCTTTTTCACAAGACAGCAATGGTCGCCCCAATGCTCCGTCTTCGCTTTCCGAAACCTATGAGGACTGGACGGTTGCCTGCTCGAAGCGCAACGAAAGCCGTGTCTGCTCGACATTTCAACGACAGGTGCAGCAAAATGGGCAGCAGGTTCTTGGCATCGAACTCACGCCTGCCGCCGACAAGAGCATAAAGGGTTCGCTCGTTCTGCCTTTTGGGCTCGACCTGGATAAGGGGGTCGCATTTGCGATAGACGATACGCCACCTGGCAAGTCCTCTCGGTTCTCGACATGCGTTCCCTCCGGCTGCCTCGTATCCCTGACCTTTACAGATAAGGGGGCTAACGCATTGAAAAGTGGTAAATCGTTAAAACTCATTGCTTACGCATATGGTGGCGGTGCAGAGGTTCCGTTCACGATTTCCTTGAAAGGTCTGGCAAGCGGGCTCGACAGGATCGCTGTCCTGTCGAAGTGA
- a CDS encoding ABC transporter substrate-binding protein — protein MIKHSDSMALSRRRLLLAGSAILSVALVASTGLKPAHSAGNAKDGGDITFLIDSLGNTWIPNNSAISSFQGHVWGHVADKLVYVDADGKVSPWIAERWDQNEGATEFTLHLKTGVTFSDGTPLDAAAVVANLDIWYAGRKSEGINPIGLFPKTYDHAEAIDPSTVKVVFKKPTLGFIPTLGYHGSILISPKTISQPATQQADLGKTSGSGPYVVESWKEGDFVKLVKRKDYNWGPAAVGHTGPAFLDSITYKLVSEPSLRVAAVQSGQADIAYNASPQELKSLKDEGFTVATPRYLGFVNGWAVNTKLEPYNDVRVRQALQSGIDRQEIIDTVYTSDWKLATSFIQSNVPGATDQSTLLAYDSARAEKLLDDAGWTKGADGIRAKDGKPLLLTLYSNPYLATSKAVDELIAQQLGKIGWKVNIRTYDVVTFTEKVKFAGPAVPAYEVTRSFIDAGTVASILTDANNGENWFALDQSDQKINELRDRIAGAPSLEVRDPLLNELQKYVIEQGYFIPRTQIVQRIYVQSPKLSGEVYNGIAYASYYTAKISQ, from the coding sequence ATGATCAAACATTCCGATTCTATGGCTCTTTCTCGACGCAGGTTGCTGCTTGCCGGTTCTGCAATCCTCTCTGTCGCTCTTGTCGCATCAACTGGCTTGAAGCCCGCTCATAGCGCGGGCAACGCGAAAGACGGCGGCGATATTACGTTCCTGATCGACTCGTTGGGCAATACTTGGATACCCAACAACAGCGCGATCTCCAGCTTTCAGGGGCATGTCTGGGGCCACGTGGCCGACAAGCTCGTCTATGTCGATGCCGATGGCAAAGTGAGCCCGTGGATTGCTGAGCGCTGGGACCAGAATGAAGGCGCAACCGAGTTCACCCTCCATCTCAAGACCGGCGTGACCTTTTCTGACGGCACGCCACTCGACGCGGCCGCTGTCGTTGCAAATCTCGATATCTGGTATGCAGGCCGCAAGAGCGAAGGCATCAACCCGATCGGCCTTTTTCCCAAGACCTACGATCATGCAGAGGCGATTGATCCGTCCACGGTGAAAGTCGTCTTCAAAAAGCCGACGCTCGGCTTCATTCCAACCCTCGGCTATCACGGCTCGATCCTGATTTCCCCCAAGACCATCAGCCAACCGGCGACCCAGCAGGCAGATCTCGGCAAGACCTCTGGCAGCGGCCCTTATGTGGTTGAATCCTGGAAGGAAGGCGATTTCGTCAAACTGGTGAAGCGCAAGGATTACAATTGGGGACCGGCAGCTGTGGGCCATACCGGACCAGCGTTTCTGGATAGCATCACCTACAAGCTGGTCTCCGAACCATCGCTTCGGGTTGCGGCAGTTCAATCCGGGCAGGCCGATATTGCCTATAATGCCTCGCCCCAGGAGTTGAAGTCGCTCAAGGACGAGGGCTTTACCGTTGCCACGCCGCGTTATCTCGGGTTCGTCAATGGCTGGGCGGTGAATACCAAGCTCGAGCCCTATAACGATGTCAGGGTGCGCCAAGCCCTTCAGTCTGGCATCGATCGCCAGGAAATCATCGATACGGTCTATACATCGGATTGGAAGCTGGCGACCTCGTTCATCCAGAGCAATGTGCCGGGCGCAACCGACCAGAGCACGCTTTTGGCCTACGACTCCGCGAGGGCGGAAAAGCTGCTGGATGACGCAGGCTGGACGAAAGGCGCCGACGGCATCCGCGCCAAGGATGGAAAGCCGCTTCTGCTGACGCTTTACTCCAACCCCTATCTTGCCACGTCGAAGGCGGTGGATGAACTGATCGCCCAACAGCTCGGCAAGATCGGCTGGAAGGTCAATATCCGCACCTATGACGTGGTGACCTTCACCGAAAAGGTCAAGTTCGCAGGCCCAGCCGTACCAGCCTACGAAGTTACCCGCAGCTTTATCGATGCCGGCACCGTGGCCAGCATTCTGACCGATGCCAATAATGGCGAAAACTGGTTCGCGCTGGACCAGAGCGACCAGAAGATCAATGAGCTACGCGATAGAATTGCAGGTGCCCCTTCGTTAGAGGTGCGTGATCCGCTGCTGAACGAACTACAGAAATACGTCATCGAGCAAGGGTATTTCATCCCTCGCACCCAGATCGTTCAGCGCATTTATGTCCAGTCCCCGAAGCTTTCAGGCGAAGTCTATAACGGCATTGCCTATGCCAGCTACTACACCGCAAAAATCAGCCAATAA
- a CDS encoding autotransporter domain-containing protein — translation MVSCSGVSLAQDVVLDSGNTTWTSDTLVDGDLYVGYNNKDIGLTIANGAKVYSTNGYVGYRVGSSGTVIVSGPGSSWIIPRVNYVLANNITVNQNGTLNIENGGTVDAKYFTFASTSQLNVTGSGSTLTADRISNSGTVLIANGGSINAIDAEFSGLPADGTDNSLANFVVRGAGSKVTSTGTLTVGANASIEDGGAIVAQDVGIGTSGSFQNFVVTGAQSRMDVNGTLTVNGGYAPNSNISIADSANLNVKNGITMATGGHLTIGGKIDLGNLALGGEPKGQAAAAAGYINPDAVISFGSSERAYLNFNHTQTGYIFANALTGDGNIKSMSGETILTGDLSKFEATDNLGGIIVDGGSTLVLASNLGTAVTNYDNVFAWQTNIDVKNGTFNVKADTGAIRKNFLGSEYFSSNIDVWGDRNAGTAFGRLIGSGAVGNVTLEKGALISPGNSDNAIGTFTVNGNISFGEGSAYDVDIAGNGTSDKIVVQTLKAWTGTDAQNNPTYVDSAGKTSIANNVSVQVTALDAATSYQTGQTYTILSSAGGIQGQFAQAISKSAFLDVALAQTSNQVDLTIAVKDTGTPNPGTPNPGNPDPGTPNPGTPNPGNPDPGTPNPGNPDPGTPNPGTPNPGTPSPGLFDSVAVTGNQRNVARALNTLQQSGQSLALYNSLLPLSAEEAQHAFEALSGEVHASAMNTLVTSSTLLRNSVNDRMRASFNTVGARPTPVMAYAEGDSKFDTAYKDIPLFTAWGQGFGTWNSIDGNGNAADLSSSTGGFVAGLDVPVSADWRLGAVGGYSRSSFDANDRSSFGHSDNYHLGMYAGAQYGELSFRSGLTYTWHQVSTNRSVAFSGFNDHLKADYDAGSFQAFGELGYRIDVSTVAFEPFANLTHVNVQRDGFNERGGIAALSSPSDSLDTTLTTLGLRASSDFMLGGYIAKARGMLGWQHAFGDTDPTSRLAFVGSQSYVVSGTPLTKDAAVVELGLDVGLSDTATIGIGYSGEFGSNETSNSINAKLDVRF, via the coding sequence GTGGTTTCCTGTTCAGGCGTCAGTCTTGCTCAAGATGTCGTGCTTGATAGCGGTAACACGACCTGGACGAGTGATACGCTGGTCGATGGTGATCTCTATGTCGGATACAACAACAAAGACATCGGCCTGACGATTGCCAATGGCGCGAAAGTGTACAGCACAAATGGTTATGTAGGCTACCGGGTTGGTAGTTCAGGGACTGTCATTGTCAGCGGTCCCGGTTCTTCCTGGATCATTCCCAGGGTCAATTACGTCCTGGCAAATAATATTACGGTCAATCAAAACGGCACTCTCAATATCGAGAATGGCGGTACTGTCGACGCAAAATATTTTACGTTCGCGAGCACGTCGCAGCTGAATGTGACTGGAAGTGGCTCGACCTTGACTGCGGACCGCATTTCCAATTCCGGAACGGTCCTCATCGCGAATGGGGGCTCGATCAATGCGATCGACGCAGAGTTCAGTGGCCTCCCGGCGGACGGCACGGATAACAGCCTTGCAAATTTTGTTGTCCGCGGCGCTGGCTCGAAGGTGACAAGTACCGGAACGTTGACGGTTGGCGCCAATGCAAGCATCGAAGACGGCGGTGCTATCGTCGCCCAGGATGTTGGAATCGGCACAAGCGGTAGCTTTCAGAATTTCGTGGTCACAGGCGCCCAATCCCGCATGGACGTCAATGGCACACTGACGGTCAATGGTGGGTATGCCCCTAACTCGAATATATCCATTGCCGATAGCGCCAACTTGAATGTCAAGAACGGCATCACAATGGCAACGGGCGGTCACCTGACCATTGGCGGCAAGATCGATCTGGGAAATCTGGCCCTTGGAGGCGAGCCCAAAGGCCAAGCCGCCGCTGCTGCCGGCTATATCAATCCTGACGCGGTTATTTCCTTCGGTTCATCCGAGAGGGCATACCTGAATTTTAACCACACCCAAACCGGCTATATCTTTGCCAATGCATTGACCGGTGACGGAAACATCAAGTCCATGTCGGGCGAAACAATTCTGACGGGGGATCTCAGCAAGTTCGAGGCCACCGATAATCTCGGCGGAATCATTGTCGACGGTGGCAGTACATTGGTTCTGGCCAGCAATCTGGGAACAGCCGTTACCAATTACGACAATGTCTTCGCATGGCAGACGAATATTGATGTCAAGAACGGCACCTTCAACGTCAAGGCGGACACGGGCGCTATCAGGAAGAACTTCCTTGGAAGCGAATATTTTTCATCGAATATCGATGTCTGGGGCGATCGGAATGCTGGTACGGCATTCGGACGGCTGATCGGGTCTGGAGCCGTCGGCAATGTCACGCTGGAAAAGGGTGCGCTGATTTCACCCGGAAATTCCGACAATGCCATCGGCACCTTCACGGTGAACGGCAACATTTCTTTCGGGGAAGGCTCGGCTTATGATGTCGATATTGCCGGAAATGGCACCAGCGACAAAATCGTCGTTCAAACCCTGAAGGCATGGACCGGAACCGATGCCCAGAATAATCCGACCTATGTGGATAGCGCGGGTAAAACCTCAATCGCTAACAATGTGTCCGTGCAGGTGACAGCTCTCGATGCTGCAACCAGTTATCAAACCGGCCAGACCTATACGATTCTGTCATCGGCTGGCGGTATCCAGGGGCAATTCGCTCAAGCCATTTCGAAGTCGGCCTTTCTGGATGTGGCATTGGCTCAAACGTCAAACCAGGTCGATCTGACCATCGCTGTCAAGGATACAGGTACGCCTAACCCCGGAACACCTAATCCCGGCAATCCTGATCCTGGAACCCCAAATCCAGGTACGCCAAATCCTGGTAATCCCGATCCAGGAACACCCAATCCGGGCAATCCCGATCCGGGAACCCCAAACCCCGGAACACCCAACCCTGGCACGCCATCGCCCGGCCTGTTCGATTCTGTCGCCGTAACCGGCAACCAGCGCAATGTCGCTCGGGCTCTCAATACCTTGCAGCAGAGCGGGCAGTCGCTTGCGCTCTATAACAGCCTGTTGCCGTTAAGTGCAGAAGAAGCGCAGCATGCCTTCGAAGCGCTTTCCGGCGAGGTCCACGCATCTGCCATGAATACGCTGGTCACCAGCAGCACGTTGCTGCGCAATTCGGTCAATGACCGGATGCGGGCATCGTTCAACACGGTGGGCGCACGTCCGACACCGGTCATGGCCTATGCGGAGGGTGATAGTAAGTTCGATACGGCTTACAAGGACATCCCCCTATTTACGGCCTGGGGCCAGGGCTTCGGCACATGGAACAGCATCGACGGCAATGGCAATGCTGCGGACCTGAGTTCGTCCACCGGCGGTTTCGTGGCGGGTCTCGACGTTCCGGTCTCCGCCGATTGGAGATTGGGTGCCGTTGGCGGCTATAGCCGGTCCAGCTTCGATGCCAATGACCGCTCATCCTTTGGCCATAGCGATAACTATCATCTCGGCATGTATGCCGGAGCGCAATACGGAGAATTGTCCTTCCGCTCAGGCCTTACCTATACCTGGCATCAGGTGTCGACCAATCGATCCGTGGCATTCTCCGGTTTCAACGACCATCTGAAGGCTGATTACGACGCTGGCAGCTTCCAGGCCTTTGGTGAACTCGGTTATCGCATCGATGTCAGCACCGTGGCTTTCGAGCCCTTCGCCAACCTCACCCATGTCAATGTTCAGAGAGACGGCTTTAATGAGCGTGGTGGCATTGCAGCCTTGTCGAGCCCGAGCGACAGCCTGGACACGACACTGACGACCCTTGGCTTGCGCGCCTCTTCCGATTTCATGCTGGGCGGCTATATCGCAAAGGCCAGAGGCATGCTTGGTTGGCAGCACGCCTTCGGTGATACCGACCCAACTTCACGCCTGGCATTTGTCGGTAGCCAGAGCTACGTTGTGTCCGGTACACCTTTGACCAAGGATGCGGCCGTTGTCGAACTCGGGCTCGATGTCGGGCTCAGCGATACCGCCACGATCGGCATTGGCTATTCCGGTGAATTCGGTAGCAATGAAACCTCAAACAGCATCAACGCAAAGCTGGATGTCCGTTTCTGA
- a CDS encoding ABC transporter permease — MTIAFSSSNGGLQAAKKWSAVHMPPTVFISFAIIALVIAWALAPGLFTSHSPVIGVPAQKLLAPSAQHWFGTDQLGRDLYARVVYGTASSVTSALIAVVIGVIVGGLIGLLAGFLGGWVDIVLARLVDMLLAIPSFLLAIIVVTALGFTTTNAAIATGVSAVAVFARVMRAEVIKTRQATFVEASFLLGGSRWYILLWHVLPNASRSLLTLAVLQFGLSILVIAGLAFLGYGDPPPASDWGLLISIGKDYLKWPWLVYAPAFAVIATVLSVNRISRWLRKTD; from the coding sequence ATGACGATCGCTTTTTCCTCCTCGAATGGTGGTTTGCAGGCAGCCAAAAAATGGTCGGCAGTCCACATGCCGCCAACGGTGTTCATCTCATTTGCCATCATTGCCCTGGTGATCGCCTGGGCGCTCGCCCCCGGCTTGTTCACAAGCCATAGCCCCGTCATCGGCGTTCCCGCTCAAAAACTGCTGGCACCCAGCGCACAGCATTGGTTCGGCACAGACCAGCTCGGGCGCGACCTTTACGCGCGCGTCGTCTATGGCACGGCGTCTTCGGTGACCAGTGCGCTGATCGCGGTTGTCATTGGCGTTATCGTCGGTGGCCTCATTGGCCTTCTGGCCGGCTTTCTCGGTGGCTGGGTCGATATCGTGCTGGCGCGCCTGGTCGATATGCTGCTGGCGATCCCCAGCTTCCTGCTGGCGATTATCGTCGTCACCGCACTCGGCTTCACCACCACCAATGCCGCCATCGCGACCGGCGTCTCCGCCGTGGCGGTCTTTGCCCGGGTGATGCGGGCAGAGGTGATCAAAACCCGGCAAGCGACCTTCGTCGAGGCGTCGTTTCTGCTGGGAGGGTCACGTTGGTATATCCTTCTTTGGCACGTGCTCCCAAATGCTTCACGCTCCCTTCTCACCCTCGCCGTCCTGCAATTTGGTCTTTCCATTCTGGTGATCGCCGGTCTTGCCTTCCTCGGCTACGGCGATCCGCCACCCGCCTCGGACTGGGGTCTGCTGATTTCAATCGGCAAGGATTATCTCAAATGGCCGTGGCTGGTTTACGCGCCTGCGTTCGCCGTGATCGCAACCGTCCTCTCCGTCAACAGGATCAGCCGATGGCTCCGCAAGACAGACTGA